In one Trichocoleus sp. genomic region, the following are encoded:
- a CDS encoding transglycosylase domain-containing protein has protein sequence MTAPQPPNPTPNPPPNPSPNPPKTIIGAITQAVRTVQARVDFSKLRLKPNARVPELWVQDADAPKAEIYPLLGERYLLGRSSKSCDIVIRNPVVSQVHLSLTRDKRQRTSPFVLRDENSTNGIYRGKRRITKFPLRHGDILTLGPPELAAAVRVQYHDPPPWYVKSFRYGLYGFTGATALAACWVGLEWQRFSVRPLPVSVQGPVAVYARDGETPLRQIETRAHLELKQLSEYSRYLPEAVIASEDSRYYWHLGVDPIGTLRALLTNIRGGEIREGGSSVTQQLARSIFREYVGTEDSAGRKLREAVVALKLEAFYSKDDLMLTYLNRVYLGNGNYGFEDAAQFYFGKSARDLTLSDAATLVGILPAPNRFNPARDYETAVQLRDRVINRMVVLGMVSQEEAQRARRSRIEINPAAIKELESTIAPYFYAEVFSELERLLGEQLAQEGNFIVESTLNPQIQSKAETSLRTAITTTGASVGFSQGALMTLDAQNGDILAMVGGVDFKESQFNRATQALRQPGSTFKIFAYTEALEQGISPSTAFSCAPLDWEGQSFEGCHSGGGSLDMYPALAQSENAVALRVAQEVGLDRVVQMAKRMGITSELKATPGLVLGQSEVNLLELTGAFGVLANRGVSNRPHLISKILDSSDCKNINDFNTCRVIYDYSQNPGANVTVLSPEVADTMTSLLQGVVQSGTGRNASLGLGEAGKTGTTNDNVDLWFVGYIPSQAIVTGIWFGNDDNTPTSGTSADAAQLWGNYMGQITR, from the coding sequence ATGACTGCACCTCAGCCTCCGAATCCCACCCCGAATCCACCGCCAAACCCGTCTCCGAATCCACCCAAAACAATTATTGGGGCGATCACGCAAGCGGTACGGACGGTTCAAGCAAGAGTTGATTTCTCTAAGCTGCGGCTAAAACCCAACGCGCGAGTGCCAGAGCTTTGGGTGCAAGATGCCGATGCACCGAAGGCAGAAATTTATCCGCTTCTGGGCGAACGCTATTTGCTTGGGCGTAGTTCTAAGTCCTGCGATATCGTGATCCGCAACCCTGTGGTGAGCCAAGTTCATCTTTCTCTAACTAGAGATAAGCGACAGCGCACCTCGCCCTTTGTCCTGCGAGACGAAAATTCTACGAATGGCATCTATCGCGGCAAACGCAGGATTACCAAATTTCCGTTGCGCCACGGTGATATCTTGACGCTAGGGCCGCCCGAACTAGCAGCAGCGGTTCGCGTTCAATATCATGATCCCCCGCCCTGGTACGTCAAATCTTTCCGCTATGGGCTATATGGCTTTACAGGGGCAACAGCTCTGGCAGCTTGTTGGGTAGGGCTAGAATGGCAAAGATTCTCGGTACGCCCGCTTCCGGTTTCAGTGCAGGGTCCTGTTGCAGTTTATGCGCGCGATGGAGAAACTCCGCTCCGGCAGATCGAGACTCGGGCTCATCTTGAACTGAAACAGCTTTCAGAATATTCCCGCTATTTGCCTGAGGCAGTCATCGCTTCAGAAGATTCCCGCTACTACTGGCATTTGGGGGTTGATCCGATCGGCACCCTGCGCGCCCTGCTCACTAATATTCGAGGCGGCGAGATTCGGGAGGGGGGCAGTTCAGTAACTCAACAGTTGGCCCGCAGCATTTTCCGGGAGTATGTCGGCACAGAAGACTCTGCCGGACGTAAGTTACGCGAAGCCGTTGTTGCCCTCAAGCTCGAAGCTTTCTACAGCAAAGACGACCTGATGCTGACCTACCTCAATCGGGTTTATCTTGGCAATGGTAACTATGGCTTTGAAGACGCTGCCCAGTTCTATTTCGGGAAATCCGCTAGAGATCTGACCCTCTCAGACGCCGCAACACTGGTCGGGATTTTGCCCGCCCCAAATCGCTTTAACCCAGCACGAGACTACGAAACAGCGGTGCAACTCCGCGATCGAGTCATTAACCGCATGGTCGTTTTGGGTATGGTTAGCCAGGAAGAAGCACAGCGAGCTAGACGATCGCGCATTGAAATTAATCCAGCGGCAATTAAAGAATTAGAGAGTACGATCGCGCCCTACTTCTATGCAGAGGTGTTCTCAGAGCTGGAACGCTTGCTAGGGGAACAGCTGGCTCAGGAGGGCAATTTCATTGTTGAAAGTACGCTCAATCCTCAAATTCAGTCCAAAGCAGAGACTTCGCTGCGAACCGCTATCACAACGACGGGAGCATCTGTTGGCTTCTCTCAGGGAGCCTTGATGACGCTGGACGCCCAAAACGGCGATATTCTAGCAATGGTCGGTGGGGTTGACTTTAAAGAAAGCCAGTTTAATCGAGCAACTCAGGCGTTGCGTCAGCCCGGTTCTACATTCAAAATTTTTGCTTACACAGAGGCATTAGAGCAGGGTATTTCTCCCAGTACAGCCTTTTCTTGTGCTCCGCTTGATTGGGAAGGGCAATCATTTGAGGGCTGTCATTCTGGCGGCGGTAGCCTGGATATGTACCCAGCTCTGGCTCAATCAGAGAATGCAGTGGCGCTGCGGGTAGCTCAGGAAGTCGGACTCGATCGTGTCGTTCAAATGGCGAAACGGATGGGCATTACCTCCGAACTCAAGGCAACCCCAGGGCTAGTCTTAGGGCAAAGTGAAGTCAATCTCCTTGAGCTAACGGGTGCATTTGGGGTTTTGGCAAATCGAGGAGTGAGCAATCGTCCTCATTTGATCAGCAAAATCTTGGATAGCAGCGATTGCAAGAACATTAATGATTTCAACACTTGTCGAGTCATCTACGACTACAGCCAGAACCCGGGAGCAAATGTGACGGTGCTCTCGCCTGAAGTTGCAGATACGATGACTTCTCTACTGCAAGGCGTTGTCCAATCAGGAACTGGGCGAAATGCTTCCTTAGGCTTGGGAGAGGCAGGTAAAACAGGAACGACAAATGATAACGTAGATCTCTGGTTTGTTGGCTATATCCCGAGTCAAGCAATTGTTACAGGCATCTGGTTTGGTAATGATGACAACACGCCTACCAGCGGCACCAGTGCAGATGCTGCCCAGCTTTGGGGTAATTATATGGGACAAATTACCCGCTAA
- a CDS encoding RNA-binding protein, with amino-acid sequence MTIYVGNLSFQATEDDLREIFAEYGKVSRVSLPTDRETGRKRGFAFVEMEDDAQEQQAITELDGAEWLGREIRVNKAKPREDGGDGGGGARRSNAYSRG; translated from the coding sequence GTGACTATTTACGTTGGCAATTTGTCTTTTCAGGCGACCGAAGATGATTTACGGGAAATTTTCGCGGAGTACGGGAAAGTGAGCCGCGTGAGTCTACCCACCGACCGAGAAACAGGTCGGAAGCGCGGCTTCGCGTTTGTTGAAATGGAAGATGATGCCCAGGAACAGCAAGCAATCACTGAGCTAGACGGGGCTGAGTGGCTGGGTCGAGAAATTCGCGTCAACAAAGCAAAACCTCGTGAAGATGGCGGTGATGGTGGCGGCGGTGCACGTCGCAGTAACGCTTACTCTAGAGGCTAA
- a CDS encoding DUF697 domain-containing protein has protein sequence MSWSRLLPVIVGVVLILGLLIWLIDALSRLYFNIAWTSPLLGNLFLCVVLALLVAALIALTYYAFRFRQPKKPKRLPPQVPVEKTAAAKETLRALQQQVAQVEDEVTRQALLARSQEIEASLAQREIRLVIFGTGSAGKTSLVNAIMGRIVGTVGAPMGTTTTGITYSLRLKGLEREICLTDTPGILEAGIMGTDRERLAREVATAADLLLFVIDNDLRQSEYRVLQSLAHIGKRSLLVFNKTDLYPEEDLTILLEKIQQRVENFIAPQDIVAIAANPQPVRLEDGEWFHADPDILPLLRRMAAVLRSEGEDLVADNILLQSQRLGEETRQLLDDQRLRQAEKIVDRFQWIVAGAVTVTPLPVVDLLATAAINAQMVIELGQVYGCEINLDRGRELAISLGKTLVSLGVVRGAFELLSITLQTNVGTFLVGRAVQGVTAAYLTRIAGKSFIEFFRRNQDWGDGGITEVVQEQFRLNRRDEFIRAFVQDAITRVVQPIVERNRLLTEPNSDDR, from the coding sequence ATGTCCTGGTCACGTCTTCTGCCAGTCATAGTCGGTGTTGTCCTGATTCTTGGACTCTTGATCTGGCTGATCGATGCACTCTCCCGGCTCTATTTCAACATTGCCTGGACATCACCCCTGCTCGGAAACCTGTTTTTATGTGTGGTGCTGGCGCTGCTCGTTGCAGCCTTAATCGCACTAACCTATTATGCCTTTCGCTTTCGTCAACCCAAAAAGCCAAAACGCCTTCCGCCTCAAGTTCCAGTCGAAAAAACAGCCGCCGCCAAAGAAACACTCCGCGCCCTTCAGCAGCAGGTAGCTCAGGTTGAGGATGAAGTAACGCGTCAGGCACTTTTAGCTCGATCGCAAGAAATCGAGGCAAGCCTGGCACAGCGAGAAATTCGACTCGTGATTTTTGGAACTGGCTCGGCGGGTAAAACATCGCTGGTAAACGCCATTATGGGGCGGATTGTTGGCACCGTTGGCGCACCAATGGGAACCACGACGACGGGAATCACTTACAGCCTTCGCTTGAAAGGTCTGGAGCGTGAAATCTGCCTGACTGACACCCCTGGTATTTTGGAAGCAGGGATCATGGGAACCGATCGAGAACGCCTTGCCAGAGAGGTTGCCACCGCCGCAGACCTGCTCCTCTTTGTGATCGATAATGACCTACGCCAGTCTGAATATCGCGTTTTACAGTCGCTTGCCCATATCGGAAAACGATCGCTCCTCGTCTTCAATAAGACCGACCTCTACCCAGAAGAAGACCTAACCATCCTGCTAGAAAAAATTCAGCAGCGGGTCGAAAATTTTATTGCACCTCAAGATATTGTTGCCATCGCTGCCAATCCGCAGCCCGTTCGCTTGGAAGACGGGGAGTGGTTTCATGCTGATCCTGATATCCTGCCTTTGCTGCGCCGGATGGCAGCCGTTTTGCGATCGGAGGGAGAAGATCTGGTTGCAGATAATATTTTGCTTCAGTCTCAACGGTTGGGGGAAGAAACCCGTCAGTTACTCGATGACCAGCGGCTCAGGCAGGCTGAAAAAATTGTCGATCGCTTCCAATGGATTGTAGCTGGAGCAGTTACAGTGACGCCCCTCCCTGTTGTTGATCTGTTGGCAACTGCAGCGATTAATGCGCAGATGGTGATTGAACTAGGGCAGGTTTATGGCTGCGAAATTAACCTCGATCGAGGACGCGAACTGGCAATCTCTTTAGGCAAAACGTTAGTGAGTTTGGGAGTAGTGCGCGGAGCGTTTGAGTTGTTGTCCATCACGCTACAAACCAACGTCGGCACATTTCTAGTGGGGCGGGCAGTTCAGGGAGTCACAGCCGCTTACCTAACTCGAATTGCTGGAAAGAGCTTTATTGAGTTCTTCCGGCGAAATCAAGATTGGGGCGATGGAGGCATTACTGAAGTGGTGCAAGAACAGTTTCGCCTCAACCGTCGCGACGAATTTATTCGAGCTTTTGTTCAAGATGCCATCACTCGCGTTGTGCAACCGATCGTTGAGCGAAATCGACTGCTGACAGAACCAAACTCCGATGACAGGTAA
- the sigC gene encoding RNA polymerase sigma factor SigC — protein MPARPFRADTEYDESSNIVNFEPSSEDETPGFDAEQAESDLVSLDFEDVDPAQLTRHASRRTTDLVRLYLQEIGRVRLLGRDEEVSEAQRVQRYMRLVELRNEAADAGDPEVQQYVHLLDAHDRLASHLGHRPSWERWASEAGVILADLRSILSTGKRRWAELAALPVVELEQIKTEGTRAKDHMIKANLRLVVSVAKKYQNRGLDLLDLIQEGTLGLERAVEKFDPTKGYRFSTYAYWWIRQGITRAIATQSRTIRLPVHITEKLNKIKKAQRKISQEKGRTASIEDIAAELDMTPPQVREVLLRVPRAVSLETKVGKERDTELGELLDDREGVSPEELLMREALHRDLQQLLTDLTTRERDVIQMRFGLGDGQPYSLAEIGRALDLSRERVRQIEAKALQKLRQPKRRNRVRDYLESLT, from the coding sequence ATGCCAGCAAGACCTTTTCGCGCTGATACTGAATACGACGAGTCCTCCAACATCGTCAACTTTGAGCCGAGCAGCGAAGATGAAACGCCCGGTTTTGACGCAGAACAGGCTGAGAGCGACCTTGTAAGTCTTGACTTTGAGGATGTTGATCCTGCTCAACTTACAAGACATGCCAGCCGTCGTACCACCGACTTAGTCCGCCTTTACCTCCAGGAAATTGGTCGGGTGCGCCTGCTTGGACGAGATGAGGAAGTTTCGGAAGCTCAGAGAGTTCAGCGATATATGCGGCTTGTCGAGCTGCGGAACGAAGCAGCAGATGCAGGTGATCCGGAAGTCCAACAATATGTCCATCTGCTTGATGCTCACGATCGCCTTGCTTCTCATCTTGGACACCGCCCATCCTGGGAGCGTTGGGCATCTGAGGCAGGAGTAATCCTTGCCGATTTGCGATCGATTTTGTCTACGGGTAAGCGACGCTGGGCAGAATTAGCAGCGCTGCCCGTTGTAGAACTAGAGCAAATTAAAACCGAAGGCACAAGAGCAAAAGACCACATGATCAAGGCGAACTTACGTCTGGTCGTGTCGGTTGCCAAAAAATACCAGAATCGCGGTCTGGATCTGCTAGATCTGATTCAAGAAGGCACCTTAGGTCTGGAACGAGCAGTTGAAAAGTTTGACCCTACTAAGGGTTACCGCTTTAGTACTTATGCTTACTGGTGGATTCGCCAGGGTATTACTCGTGCCATTGCAACCCAGAGCCGCACGATTCGCCTGCCGGTTCACATTACTGAGAAGCTGAACAAAATCAAGAAAGCGCAGCGCAAAATCTCTCAAGAGAAGGGACGGACTGCTTCGATCGAAGATATTGCAGCAGAACTCGATATGACACCGCCTCAAGTGCGTGAAGTGCTGTTGCGGGTTCCCCGTGCTGTTTCTCTAGAAACCAAGGTCGGCAAAGAGCGAGATACAGAACTGGGTGAACTGTTGGACGATCGAGAAGGGGTTTCGCCAGAAGAACTCCTGATGCGAGAAGCCCTGCACCGGGATCTCCAGCAGCTTCTAACTGATCTCACAACTCGCGAGCGGGATGTCATTCAAATGCGGTTTGGCTTAGGTGACGGTCAACCCTATTCTTTAGCAGAAATTGGGCGCGCTTTAGACCTGTCCCGCGAACGAGTCCGGCAGATTGAAGCAAAGGCATTGCAAAAGCTGAGACAGCCGAAGCGTCGGAACCGTGTCCGTGATTATTTAGAGTCACTCACTTAA